One genomic window of Arthrobacter caoxuetaonis includes the following:
- a CDS encoding PH domain-containing protein — translation MTSPEDPGASDGPELPAPGPGAEWKRVHPVSPLVRGWIALAAIAYFVGRDQVEGLFLREESSGPLPPGTPLLWGVLALVAVLVVISVVFFLSWWFTRYQVTAEHVRVRSGVLFRQHRQARLDRVQAIDISQPLLARLFGLAELRFEVADAGESAVRLAFLRLDDARTLRATILDRASGAEPSEAAPGEPGMPSEAPEQPVLALTPGRVIGATLLSGNTVFLLIAAAAIAVVTALTGEGISLAALIPVGLAVAGGYWSTLSGAWNFRAAISRDGVRIRYGLLDTRTQTVPPGRIQAVAVNQPLLWRLTGWYRISINVAGYGAAAGNDAARTRLLPVGTLDETLRILALVLPNPGTADPVGLFTAGIQGSGEDYGFTVSPRRARWVAPLQWRRSGYALTETALLSRSGRLWRSLAVVPHERIQSMALEQGPLARKLRIADLRLHSTPGPVSPRIRQLEDSVLLELFSEQSVRAADARRRDRTERWLHRETATGPAGPGAGLPTPAAPTAPAGPAAPAEAEQPGEAAHPAPQMEENWNEHR, via the coding sequence GTGACTTCCCCGGAGGACCCCGGCGCTTCGGACGGCCCGGAGCTGCCCGCACCGGGTCCCGGAGCCGAATGGAAGCGGGTCCACCCTGTCTCTCCGCTGGTCCGCGGTTGGATCGCACTGGCGGCCATTGCCTATTTCGTGGGCCGCGACCAGGTCGAAGGACTTTTCCTGCGGGAGGAGTCCTCCGGCCCGCTGCCTCCGGGAACCCCCCTTCTCTGGGGTGTCCTGGCCCTCGTCGCCGTCCTTGTGGTCATTTCGGTCGTCTTCTTCCTCTCCTGGTGGTTCACCCGCTACCAGGTCACCGCCGAACATGTGCGGGTCAGGTCCGGCGTGCTCTTCCGCCAGCACCGGCAGGCACGCCTGGACCGGGTGCAGGCCATCGACATCAGCCAGCCGCTGCTTGCCCGGCTTTTCGGGCTGGCCGAACTCCGGTTCGAGGTTGCGGACGCCGGAGAGTCAGCCGTCCGGCTGGCCTTCCTGCGCCTGGACGACGCCCGCACCCTGCGGGCAACCATCCTTGACCGTGCGTCCGGCGCCGAGCCTTCCGAAGCCGCGCCCGGTGAGCCCGGCATGCCCTCGGAAGCTCCGGAACAGCCGGTCCTGGCGCTGACCCCGGGACGGGTTATCGGCGCCACGCTCCTGTCCGGAAATACCGTCTTCCTGCTCATCGCGGCAGCGGCCATAGCCGTCGTCACTGCCCTGACCGGGGAAGGCATTTCCCTGGCGGCCCTCATCCCGGTGGGGCTGGCCGTCGCCGGCGGTTACTGGTCGACGTTGAGCGGTGCCTGGAACTTCCGCGCAGCGATCTCCCGTGATGGAGTCCGGATCCGCTACGGACTCCTGGATACCCGCACCCAGACTGTTCCACCGGGACGCATCCAGGCGGTGGCCGTCAACCAGCCCCTGCTCTGGCGCCTGACCGGCTGGTACCGGATCTCGATTAACGTGGCCGGATACGGCGCCGCGGCCGGGAACGACGCCGCCCGGACCCGCCTCCTGCCGGTGGGAACCCTCGATGAAACACTTCGAATCCTCGCCCTGGTGCTGCCGAACCCCGGAACCGCGGACCCGGTGGGACTCTTCACCGCCGGGATCCAGGGCAGCGGGGAGGACTACGGCTTTACGGTTTCACCCCGCCGCGCCCGCTGGGTTGCACCCCTGCAGTGGCGGCGCAGCGGCTATGCCCTAACCGAGACAGCCCTGCTCAGCCGAAGCGGCCGGCTCTGGCGCAGCCTCGCCGTCGTGCCGCATGAACGCATCCAGTCCATGGCACTGGAACAGGGCCCGCTGGCCCGGAAACTGCGGATCGCAGACCTGCGCCTGCATTCGACGCCAGGGCCCGTTTCCCCGCGGATCCGCCAGCTGGAGGACTCCGTGCTGCTGGAGCTCTTCAGTGAGCAGTCTGTACGGGCAGCCGATGCCCGCCGCCGGGACCGCACCGAACGCTGGCTGCACCGCGAAACGGCAACCGGACCGGCAGGTCCCGGAGCTGGGCTGCCGACTCCGGCAGCACCGACAGCACCCGCAGGACCCGCAGCACCGGCGGAAGCGGAGCAGCCTGGCGAGGCAGCGCATCCCGCACCACAGATGGAGGAAAACTGGAATGAACACCGCTGA
- a CDS encoding Rossmann-like and DUF2520 domain-containing protein, whose translation MNTADQRRRGRLGIGVIGAGKVGAVLGAALRAAEHAIVGVSAVSDASKERAENLLPGVPILEIPDIVERAELVLLAVPDDALEPLVSGLAATGAWQAGQLVAHTSGRFGTAVLEPARQAGAIPLAIHPAMTFTGMSLDLTRLADCSFGVTAPTAVLPIAQALVVEMGAEPVVIDEADRVQYHAALAHASNHLVTIAAQSSELLRGLGVEQPERLLGPLMRASLENALASGEHALTGPVARGDTGTVAAHSAALRSGAAPDLAAAYQALSTATARRAVARGLLTEAQGEAIIEVLNSQPEGPR comes from the coding sequence ATGAACACCGCTGATCAGCGCCGGCGCGGACGGCTGGGAATCGGCGTCATCGGCGCAGGCAAGGTCGGCGCCGTCCTGGGAGCCGCACTGCGGGCGGCCGAGCACGCCATAGTAGGCGTTTCGGCCGTTTCTGATGCGAGCAAGGAACGGGCGGAGAACCTCCTGCCGGGTGTTCCCATCCTGGAGATTCCAGACATTGTTGAGCGCGCGGAACTCGTGCTGCTTGCCGTGCCCGACGACGCCCTGGAGCCGTTGGTCTCCGGCCTCGCCGCAACTGGTGCCTGGCAGGCAGGCCAACTCGTGGCACACACGTCCGGACGCTTCGGCACGGCAGTCCTGGAACCGGCACGGCAGGCCGGAGCGATTCCGCTGGCGATCCACCCGGCCATGACGTTTACCGGCATGAGCCTGGACCTCACCCGCCTGGCGGACTGCTCCTTCGGCGTGACCGCTCCGACCGCTGTGCTGCCCATCGCCCAGGCCCTGGTCGTGGAAATGGGTGCCGAGCCCGTGGTCATCGATGAAGCCGACAGGGTGCAGTACCACGCAGCCCTGGCCCACGCCTCGAACCATCTGGTGACCATCGCCGCGCAGTCCTCGGAACTCCTGCGGGGCCTCGGCGTGGAACAGCCCGAACGGCTGCTCGGACCGTTGATGCGCGCGTCGCTGGAGAACGCTCTGGCGTCCGGGGAACATGCACTGACCGGTCCCGTAGCCCGCGGAGACACTGGAACCGTAGCCGCGCACTCGGCTGCCCTGCGCTCCGGCGCTGCTCCGGACCTTGCCGCCGCCTACCAGGCGCTCTCCACCGCAACCGCCCGGCGGGCTGTTGCCCGCGGACTTCTTACCGAGGCCCAGGGAGAGGCCATCATAGAAGTATTGAATTCCCAACCCGAAGGACCCCGGTGA
- the panC gene encoding pantoate--beta-alanine ligase — MNHPRLATTPAELSKAITELLEATGKDRPALGLVPTMGALHQGHAALAQAARADNDVVVASIFVNPLQFDDPDDLARYPRTLEADLALLGEAGVDIVFAPAEETMYPGGAPLVRVSSGDLGNRFEGAFRPGHFDGVLTVVAKLLHCAQPAVPAEYRAYFGQKDAQQVALIRRMVADLNFPVQVFPVPIVRAEDGLAESSRNVFLGPEQRKDALVLSQALFQLQERAAAGRPLDLPAAVELITSRGGVELDYFEVVDPLTLAALPAGPSDTLSGPALALVAARVGSIRLIDNAELSG; from the coding sequence GTGAACCACCCCCGGCTGGCAACAACCCCAGCAGAGCTCAGCAAGGCAATCACGGAACTCCTCGAGGCGACCGGCAAGGACCGGCCCGCGCTCGGACTGGTTCCCACCATGGGAGCCCTGCACCAGGGGCACGCAGCCCTGGCGCAGGCCGCCCGCGCAGACAATGACGTAGTCGTCGCCAGCATCTTCGTGAACCCGCTCCAGTTTGACGATCCCGATGACCTGGCCCGCTACCCACGGACCCTGGAAGCGGACCTCGCGCTGCTGGGGGAGGCGGGCGTGGACATCGTCTTCGCGCCGGCCGAAGAAACCATGTACCCCGGAGGGGCGCCCCTGGTCCGGGTCAGTTCCGGGGACCTGGGGAACCGGTTTGAAGGAGCCTTCCGGCCCGGCCATTTCGACGGCGTCCTCACCGTCGTCGCGAAACTGCTGCACTGCGCCCAGCCGGCGGTCCCGGCGGAGTACCGGGCCTACTTCGGGCAGAAAGACGCGCAGCAGGTAGCCCTCATCCGGCGCATGGTCGCTGATTTGAACTTCCCCGTGCAGGTCTTTCCCGTCCCGATTGTCCGGGCCGAAGACGGACTGGCAGAGTCCAGCCGCAACGTTTTCCTGGGCCCGGAACAGCGCAAAGACGCCCTGGTGCTTTCGCAGGCGCTTTTCCAGCTGCAGGAACGCGCAGCCGCGGGCCGGCCGCTGGACCTGCCTGCCGCCGTCGAACTCATCACTTCACGCGGCGGCGTCGAACTCGACTATTTCGAGGTCGTGGATCCGCTTACCCTCGCAGCACTGCCGGCCGGCCCCTCGGACACCCTTTCCGGCCCGGCGCTGGCGTTGGTCGCGGCCCGTGTGGGCAGTATCCGCCTGATCGACAACGCGGAACTTAGCGGCTAA
- the lysS gene encoding lysine--tRNA ligase: MRIRAEKRAKLLERGDEAYPVGVARTHSLREVREKFGHLQADEASGETVGVSGRVVFIRNTGKLCFATLQEGDGTRLQAMLSLASIGEEALADWKATVDLGDHVFIRGEVISSRRGELSVMAESWSMASKALRPLPVLHAGLNEETRVRQRYVDLMVRDEAREMVYKRASIIRAVRDTLHDHGYVEVETPMLQLIHGGAAARPFETHLNAFDQPMTLRIATELYLKRAVVGGIERVYELGRIFRNEGVDSTHSPEFTTLECYEAYADQYVMADRIKEIILNAADAAGSRQIETAEGVIDLDGEWRWLSVYPGLSEAVGEEITPDTDAATLRRIAEERGVKVDPKWDAEKLVIELFGEIVEPTLLQPTFVYDYPPSAQPLARPHREDPRLIEAWDLIIGGMERGTAFSELIDPVIQRERLTEQSRRAAAGDDEAMALDEDFLRALEYGAPPMGGIGLGIDRLVMLFTNAGIRETILFPLLKPEMG; encoded by the coding sequence ATGCGCATCCGCGCTGAAAAGCGCGCCAAGCTGCTCGAGCGCGGTGACGAAGCCTATCCCGTAGGAGTCGCACGAACGCACTCGCTGCGCGAGGTCCGGGAAAAGTTCGGGCACCTGCAGGCAGACGAGGCCAGCGGCGAAACTGTCGGCGTCTCCGGCCGCGTGGTGTTCATCCGCAACACCGGAAAACTATGCTTCGCGACCCTTCAGGAAGGCGACGGCACGCGCCTGCAGGCCATGCTCTCGCTGGCCTCGATCGGCGAAGAAGCCCTGGCTGACTGGAAAGCCACCGTAGACCTGGGTGACCACGTCTTCATCCGCGGCGAAGTGATTTCTTCCCGCCGCGGGGAGCTGTCTGTGATGGCGGAGTCCTGGTCCATGGCCTCCAAGGCCCTCCGGCCGCTCCCCGTGCTGCACGCCGGCCTGAACGAGGAAACCCGTGTCCGCCAGCGGTACGTGGACCTGATGGTCCGTGACGAAGCCCGGGAGATGGTCTACAAGCGGGCGTCGATTATCCGTGCCGTCCGCGACACCCTGCATGACCACGGCTACGTCGAGGTCGAGACCCCGATGCTCCAGCTCATCCACGGCGGTGCGGCCGCACGGCCGTTCGAAACACACCTCAACGCGTTCGACCAGCCGATGACCCTGCGCATCGCCACCGAGCTCTACCTCAAGCGCGCCGTCGTCGGCGGGATCGAGCGCGTTTACGAGCTGGGCCGGATCTTCCGCAATGAAGGTGTGGATTCCACTCACAGCCCAGAATTCACCACCCTGGAGTGCTACGAGGCCTACGCCGACCAGTATGTGATGGCGGACCGGATCAAGGAGATCATCCTTAACGCCGCGGATGCGGCTGGAAGCCGGCAGATCGAGACTGCCGAAGGCGTGATCGACCTGGACGGTGAGTGGCGCTGGCTCTCCGTCTACCCCGGCCTGTCCGAGGCTGTGGGGGAGGAGATCACTCCGGACACGGACGCTGCGACCCTGCGCCGCATCGCCGAAGAGCGCGGCGTGAAGGTCGACCCCAAGTGGGACGCCGAGAAGCTGGTCATCGAGCTCTTTGGTGAGATCGTTGAGCCCACACTGCTGCAGCCGACTTTTGTGTACGACTACCCTCCGTCGGCGCAGCCGCTGGCCCGCCCGCACCGGGAGGACCCCCGCCTGATCGAAGCCTGGGACCTGATCATCGGCGGTATGGAGCGGGGAACTGCCTTCTCCGAGCTGATCGACCCGGTCATCCAGCGTGAGCGCCTGACTGAACAGTCCCGCCGCGCTGCCGCCGGCGATGATGAGGCTATGGCACTGGATGAGGACTTCCTCCGCGCACTCGAGTACGGCGCTCCGCCCATGGGCGGCATCGGCCTCGGCATCGACCGCTTGGTGATGCTTTTCACGAACGCAGGAATCAGGGAAACAATTCTGTTCCCCCTGCTCAAGCCGGAAATGGGTTAG
- a CDS encoding histone-like nucleoid-structuring protein Lsr2: MAQKVKIILVDDVDGGSADETVRFGLDGSQYEIDLSTDNAKNLRAALKPYVDAGRKTGGRTGRPRGTGASRSNEAAQIREWARSNGYTVSERGRVNSEIIEAYRAAQG, from the coding sequence ATGGCGCAAAAGGTAAAAATCATTCTGGTTGATGATGTTGACGGTGGAAGTGCGGATGAAACCGTGCGTTTCGGCCTGGATGGGTCACAGTACGAGATTGACCTCTCGACTGACAATGCGAAGAACCTGCGGGCTGCTTTGAAGCCTTATGTTGATGCCGGACGCAAGACCGGAGGACGCACAGGCCGTCCCCGCGGCACCGGCGCATCCCGGAGCAACGAAGCCGCACAGATCCGGGAATGGGCACGCAGCAACGGCTACACCGTTTCGGAGCGCGGCCGCGTCAACAGCGAGATCATCGAGGCTTACCGCGCAGCCCAGGGCTAA
- a CDS encoding ATP-dependent Clp protease ATP-binding subunit has protein sequence MFERFTDRARRVVVLAQEEARMLNHNYIGTEHILLGLIHEGEGVAAKALESLSISLGAVREQVQEIIGQGQQAPSGHIPFTPRAKKVLELSLREALQLGHNYIGTEHILLGLIREGEGVAAQVLVKLGADLNRVRQQVIQLLSGYQGKEPVSAGGQQAEGQPAGSVVLDQFGRNLTQAAREGKLDPVIGREHEMERVMQVLSRRTKNNPVLIGEPGVGKTAVVEGLAQSIVRGDVPETIKDKQLYTLDLGSLVAGSRYRGDFEERLKKVLKEIRTRGDIILFIDEIHTLVGAGAAEGAIDAASILKPMLARGELQTIGATTLDEYRKHIEKDAALERRFQPIQVNEPSVAHAIEILKGLRDRYEAHHRVSITDAALASAATLAERYISDRFLPDKAIDLIDEAGARLRIRRMTAPPELKEIDERISALKMEKESAIDAQDFEGAASLRDKEQKLQDQRAEKERQWKSGGLDDIAEVDEELIAEVLANSTGIPVVKLNEEESTRLLKMEDELHKRVIGQDQAIKSISQAMRRTRAGLKDPKRPGGSFIFAGPTGVGKTELAKALAEFLFGDEEALITLDMSEYSEKHTVSRLFGAPPGYVGYEEGGQLTEKVRRRPFSVVLFDEVEKAHADLFNSLLQILEDGRLTDSQGRVVDFKNTIIIMTTNLGTKDISKGVMTGFQSGTDTKTGYDRMRARVTEELRQHFRPEFLNRVDDTVVFPQLTQEEIVQIVDLFLERLGKRLAEKGMSIELTPAAKVLLATRGYDPAMGARPLRRTMQREIEDQLSEKILFGDLKPGELVSVDVEGEGDEATFTFTGHGAPRAIEEAPSAIEAGVGDAGNAN, from the coding sequence ATGTTTGAAAGATTTACCGACCGTGCCCGTCGCGTTGTCGTGCTTGCCCAAGAAGAGGCCCGCATGCTCAACCACAACTACATCGGGACCGAGCACATCCTGCTTGGACTCATTCATGAGGGCGAAGGCGTAGCCGCTAAGGCCCTTGAATCCCTGAGTATTTCCCTGGGTGCTGTGCGCGAACAGGTGCAGGAGATCATCGGCCAGGGCCAGCAGGCTCCGTCCGGCCACATCCCCTTCACCCCGCGGGCCAAGAAGGTACTTGAGCTCTCGCTGCGGGAAGCCCTGCAGCTTGGGCACAACTACATCGGCACCGAGCACATCCTGCTCGGCCTCATCCGTGAAGGCGAAGGCGTTGCGGCGCAGGTCCTCGTCAAGCTCGGGGCCGACCTGAACCGCGTCCGCCAGCAGGTCATCCAGCTGCTCTCCGGCTACCAGGGCAAGGAGCCCGTCTCGGCCGGCGGCCAGCAGGCCGAAGGCCAGCCGGCAGGCTCGGTGGTCCTGGACCAGTTCGGCCGCAACCTCACCCAGGCGGCGCGTGAAGGAAAGCTTGATCCGGTCATCGGGCGCGAGCACGAGATGGAACGGGTAATGCAGGTGCTTTCGCGCCGCACGAAGAACAACCCCGTCCTGATCGGTGAGCCTGGCGTCGGCAAGACGGCCGTCGTCGAAGGCCTCGCGCAGTCGATCGTCCGCGGTGATGTCCCTGAGACCATTAAGGACAAGCAGCTCTACACCCTGGACCTCGGTTCACTGGTGGCCGGTTCCCGTTACCGCGGTGACTTCGAGGAACGCCTGAAGAAGGTCCTCAAGGAAATCCGTACCCGCGGTGACATCATCCTCTTCATCGATGAGATCCACACCCTTGTGGGTGCAGGTGCCGCAGAAGGCGCCATCGACGCAGCCTCTATCCTGAAGCCGATGCTGGCCCGCGGTGAGCTGCAGACCATTGGTGCCACCACGCTCGACGAATACCGCAAGCACATCGAGAAGGATGCAGCGCTTGAGCGCCGCTTCCAGCCGATCCAGGTCAACGAGCCGTCTGTTGCCCACGCGATCGAAATCCTCAAGGGCCTGCGTGACCGCTACGAAGCCCACCACCGCGTCTCCATCACGGATGCCGCACTGGCTTCGGCAGCGACCCTCGCCGAACGCTACATCAGCGACCGCTTCCTGCCGGACAAGGCCATCGACCTGATCGATGAGGCCGGTGCCCGGCTGCGCATCCGCCGCATGACGGCTCCGCCTGAGCTGAAGGAAATCGACGAGCGCATCTCCGCTCTGAAGATGGAGAAGGAATCCGCGATCGACGCGCAGGACTTCGAGGGCGCTGCCTCGCTGCGGGACAAGGAGCAGAAGCTCCAGGACCAGCGTGCGGAGAAGGAGCGCCAGTGGAAGTCCGGCGGCCTGGATGACATCGCCGAGGTGGACGAGGAGCTGATCGCAGAGGTTCTCGCCAACTCCACCGGCATCCCCGTGGTTAAGCTGAACGAAGAAGAATCCACGCGGCTGCTCAAGATGGAAGATGAGCTGCACAAGCGGGTCATCGGCCAGGACCAGGCCATCAAGTCGATCTCGCAGGCCATGCGCCGTACGCGTGCCGGCCTGAAGGATCCGAAGCGCCCGGGCGGCTCGTTCATCTTCGCCGGTCCCACCGGCGTCGGTAAGACCGAGCTGGCCAAGGCACTGGCTGAGTTCCTCTTCGGAGACGAAGAGGCACTCATCACGCTGGACATGTCCGAGTACTCCGAGAAGCACACGGTCTCGCGGCTGTTCGGTGCTCCTCCCGGATACGTCGGTTACGAAGAAGGCGGGCAGCTGACCGAGAAGGTACGCCGCCGTCCGTTCTCCGTGGTCCTGTTCGACGAGGTGGAGAAGGCCCACGCTGATCTCTTCAACTCGCTGCTGCAGATCCTGGAAGACGGCCGCCTGACCGACTCGCAGGGCCGGGTGGTGGACTTCAAGAACACCATCATCATCATGACGACCAACCTTGGCACCAAGGACATTTCCAAGGGCGTCATGACCGGCTTCCAGTCCGGCACCGACACGAAGACCGGCTACGACCGGATGCGTGCCCGGGTTACGGAAGAGCTGCGACAGCACTTCCGCCCCGAGTTCCTCAACCGTGTCGATGACACCGTGGTCTTCCCGCAGCTGACCCAGGAAGAGATCGTCCAGATTGTGGACCTGTTCCTGGAGCGCCTGGGCAAGCGCCTGGCAGAAAAGGGCATGAGCATCGAGCTCACCCCGGCTGCCAAGGTTCTGCTCGCAACGCGCGGCTACGATCCCGCCATGGGTGCCCGGCCGCTGCGCCGCACCATGCAGCGCGAGATTGAGGACCAGCTCTCCGAGAAGATCCTCTTTGGGGACCTGAAGCCCGGCGAACTGGTTTCGGTCGACGTGGAAGGCGAGGGAGACGAAGCAACGTTCACCTTCACCGGACACGGAGCCCCCCGCGCCATCGAAGAGGCCCCCTCGGCCATTGAAGCCGGTGTGGGCGACGCAGGCAACGCAAACTAG
- a CDS encoding amino-acid N-acetyltransferase, giving the protein MTLTAQTAQVTVRRARTSDVAKIREMVAPLAEERVLIAKEAVAYYEGLQEFRIAEDPAGNVVGCGALHVMWEDLAEVRTLATHPGWRGRGVGHILLEQLLSDAAEIGVTRVFCLTFEVDFFKRHGFVVMENQSAVDPEVYSELLRSHDEGVAEFLDLARVKPNTLGNTRMIRTVRA; this is encoded by the coding sequence ATGACGCTTACCGCACAGACAGCACAGGTCACCGTCCGCCGAGCCCGCACCTCCGACGTCGCTAAGATCCGCGAAATGGTGGCGCCGCTGGCCGAGGAGCGGGTGCTGATCGCGAAAGAAGCGGTGGCGTACTACGAAGGGCTCCAGGAATTCCGGATCGCGGAGGACCCGGCAGGCAACGTCGTGGGCTGTGGTGCCCTGCATGTGATGTGGGAGGACCTGGCCGAGGTCCGGACGCTGGCAACGCACCCCGGTTGGCGCGGGCGCGGCGTCGGACACATCCTTCTTGAACAGCTGCTTTCGGACGCCGCGGAAATTGGTGTCACGCGGGTTTTCTGCCTCACCTTTGAAGTTGACTTCTTTAAGCGCCATGGCTTTGTCGTGATGGAAAACCAGTCCGCCGTGGATCCCGAGGTGTATTCGGAACTCCTGCGCTCCCACGACGAAGGTGTGGCGGAATTCCTCGACCTGGCCCGGGTGAAGCCGAATACCCTCGGTAATACGCGCATGATCCGCACTGTTCGCGCATAG
- a CDS encoding CsbD family protein: MGADDKMQNKGEEIGGKVKEGLGKVTGDRSMEAEGQGDQTKANMKQAGEHVKDAFKGK, encoded by the coding sequence ATGGGCGCAGACGACAAGATGCAGAACAAGGGCGAAGAAATCGGCGGCAAGGTCAAGGAAGGCCTTGGCAAAGTCACCGGCGACCGCAGCATGGAGGCTGAAGGTCAGGGGGACCAGACCAAGGCGAACATGAAGCAGGCCGGCGAACACGTCAAGGACGCTTTCAAGGGCAAGTAG
- the dhaK gene encoding dihydroxyacetone kinase subunit DhaK, which produces MKKLINDPRSVVAESLEGFAQAHGDIVKVHADPAYVLRADAPVHGKVALVSGGGSGHEPLHAGYVGKGMLDGAVPGAVFTSPTPDQILPAITGTDSGAGVLLIVKNYTGDILNFETAAELAQMEDIQVRTVVVNDDVAVEDSLYTAGRRGVGGTVLLERIAGAAAERGDSLDSVAAIAERVNANVRSMGVALSACTVPHAGEPSFELAEDEIELGVGIHGEPGRRRMPMAAADAITDQLLEPVLSDLGTGSGERVLLFVNGMGGTPLSELYIVYRHAAKVLADRGIHVERSLVGNYITALEMQGASVTVLKLDDDMIDLWDSPVHTAALRWGV; this is translated from the coding sequence ATGAAGAAACTCATCAATGATCCCCGCTCGGTGGTCGCTGAATCCCTGGAGGGTTTCGCGCAGGCCCACGGCGACATCGTGAAGGTGCACGCAGATCCTGCCTACGTCCTGCGCGCCGATGCTCCCGTGCACGGCAAGGTCGCCCTCGTTTCCGGCGGCGGCAGCGGCCATGAACCGCTCCATGCCGGGTATGTCGGCAAAGGCATGCTGGACGGCGCCGTGCCCGGGGCCGTCTTCACGTCCCCCACACCGGACCAGATCCTCCCCGCCATCACGGGGACAGACTCCGGCGCGGGCGTCCTGCTGATCGTCAAGAACTACACCGGGGACATCCTGAATTTCGAGACTGCAGCCGAACTGGCCCAGATGGAGGACATTCAGGTCCGCACGGTGGTGGTCAACGACGACGTCGCGGTGGAGGATTCGCTCTATACCGCCGGACGGCGCGGGGTTGGCGGCACTGTGCTGCTGGAGCGCATTGCGGGTGCGGCGGCGGAACGCGGAGACTCGCTGGACTCAGTGGCGGCCATTGCCGAACGCGTCAACGCCAACGTGCGGTCCATGGGAGTCGCCCTGAGCGCCTGCACGGTTCCGCACGCCGGTGAGCCAAGCTTTGAACTGGCCGAGGACGAAATCGAACTGGGGGTGGGCATCCACGGCGAGCCCGGCCGCCGTCGCATGCCGATGGCCGCTGCTGACGCCATCACGGACCAGCTCCTCGAACCGGTTCTCTCAGATCTAGGTACAGGCTCGGGTGAGCGTGTGCTGCTCTTCGTCAACGGAATGGGCGGCACTCCGCTCAGTGAGCTCTACATCGTGTACCGGCATGCAGCCAAGGTCCTGGCGGACCGGGGCATCCATGTTGAGCGGTCCCTGGTGGGCAACTACATCACGGCCCTGGAAATGCAGGGCGCGTCGGTGACGGTGCTGAAACTCGACGACGACATGATCGATCTGTGGGACTCTCCGGTTCATACCGCGGCCCTGCGGTGGGGGGTGTAG
- the dhaL gene encoding dihydroxyacetone kinase subunit DhaL gives MELDAQWAAAWMRDAAVSLSDNRQRLIDLDRAIGDADHGENMDRGFSAIVEKLDADGVPATPSDVFKTAAMTLMSKVGGAAGPLYGTAFLRGAAAVAGKDALTADDVAAFLAAARDGIVSRGKAEPGDKTMVDAFSPAVEAAQTAASAEASGPEALDAAANAAEAGLAGTEPLIARKGRASYLGERSAGHLDPGAASTALILKAAARAAGEQA, from the coding sequence ATGGAACTCGATGCCCAGTGGGCTGCAGCATGGATGCGGGACGCGGCTGTGTCCCTCTCGGATAACCGGCAGCGGCTGATCGACCTTGACCGCGCGATCGGCGACGCCGACCACGGTGAGAACATGGACCGGGGATTCAGCGCCATCGTCGAGAAGCTCGACGCTGACGGCGTGCCGGCCACGCCCTCGGACGTCTTCAAGACTGCCGCGATGACGCTCATGTCCAAAGTGGGCGGCGCCGCCGGGCCGCTCTACGGCACGGCGTTCCTGCGCGGAGCTGCGGCTGTGGCCGGGAAGGACGCCCTGACCGCGGACGACGTCGCAGCTTTCCTTGCAGCGGCGCGCGACGGCATCGTGAGCCGGGGGAAGGCCGAGCCCGGGGATAAGACCATGGTGGATGCTTTCTCCCCGGCGGTGGAAGCTGCGCAGACAGCCGCCTCAGCAGAGGCCAGCGGCCCGGAGGCCTTGGATGCAGCTGCCAACGCGGCCGAGGCGGGGCTGGCGGGCACCGAACCGCTCATCGCCCGGAAAGGCCGGGCAAGCTATCTGGGTGAGCGCAGCGCCGGGCACCTTGATCCCGGTGCCGCCTCGACTGCGCTCATCCTCAAGGCCGCTGCCCGTGCGGCGGGGGAGCAGGCATGA